The genome window GAACTTCTCAATCCTCGTCCCTGTGCCAGAACCTTTGGTTATAAAACTACTCCTAACTTATTTTTCCACAACCACTTGCGCCATTGAGATAAAGGTCTTGCTGCGGTCTCGGTCCTCTTCTGGCAAGCAGGCTCATGTGCTGGCTGGTGTGCAGTTGGCTCTCCTCTTTTCTCCGTCTCTGAACAGGGGCAGGGTTACATACACTGTCTACATGTGGGGGGGAGCAAGACTTTAACCGTTTAGGAGGTAGACAACCAACTCGTAGGTGCACATCATGATGGCGGTGTTGGGGATCTGTCGGACCAGGTGCGTGGTGAGGCCGCGGTACAGGGCGCGGTAGCCCTCCTCTTTGGGCACTGTTTTCAGAGTCTGGAAGAAGGAGTTATACTTGGTGCCCTCCTCACGTAGCCTGGTGCGGATCACTTCTGCAAAGTAAATAAGAAAGGAAAGGGTTAAAAGGAAACAAACTGTCAGGGTGGAGatgaggcttggacccaaatgcagttcaaCGAGATTTATTCCAACCAGGAAAAACACTTCAGGCAGCACATAACACGACATGAACCACACGAACAGAAAGTAAGAATCCGACCAGAGACAAGGGAAACAGAGAGACTGAATACACAGGGTAATAacactaacaagggacaggtgatacaaacagGTCGAACaaatcagggcggggcagaacaatcaaaaaaggcgggaaacaaacaaagacaggaagaaaaaccagacaagacagaaaaccaaataaaaattttttttttatcaaaataaaacaggaaaccgagcaaaacagaaaaacaagactaccacaataagacagaacacggaacaaaataccaaaaccatgACACGAACGGCCTAATATGAATTGGCTAATATTAGCTAATTGCTAAGCACAAACTCTTACCATGAGGATAAGCAATAGATGTGGCACAGGTCTTGGAGGTGGCAGCAGCAAGCATCATCCCGATAAAGTCTGAAGCATCTTTAGACGTCTCTTCTTCCTCGTCCATGTTTTGCGGTGCCTTGGCCTCTAAGAGGCGACGTTTGATGTTTTCATAGATCACAAAGTGGATCACAGTCTCTGAGATACCGGCATAGGATGCCGACATACCCCTGTAAAAGCCGCGCAGGCCATCTGTCTGATACACCCGCCGCATGCACTGAAATGCACTCATCCTTCGCTCACCTCGATTCCTGAGAAAAGACAGTAAAAGGTAAGTAAAAGAACTACCTTAAACACAATAACAAGTAAAGTCATGAAACCTAATGTACAGATTCCTCGCAGACTCCTGGGTTACATTAGAGCACCAGCAGAATCTCCAATTTCAGCTCCAGCTCACTGTGTgtggggcgcccggatagctcagttggtagagcgggcgcccatatatagaggtttactcctcgacgcagctggcccgggttcgactccgacctgcggcaatttgctgcatgtcattccccctctctctcccctttcatttcttcagctgtcctgtcaataaaggcctaaaaatgcccccaaaaatatctttaaaaacacAAGTGTGCATGAAAAGCTATGCTCTTGAAGGAGATACAAGGACACACAACAGCAGCATGCCTCACACGAGCCATCCTCTACAATCAATTCATTGATCACCTGACCCGAGTTTGTATGTAAATAACAAACATCGGGGTCCGTGTTATCAGGtcctgtgtttttctgtgtggtAATGCAGTCCTTTGGGACTTATGTACAACAGAGTACTGTAAGCCTTGAGGGACAAAATGACCAAACTCAGGATAAACAGGGACCTGTCAACTTTAAAGCCCTCATGATCAAATTCAGGATATGGTGTTTACATGAGCACAGAGAAATTAGGTTACACCTAGTAACCTGGTAACTGATTACTGCATTCTATTTGAGCAGGCGCTGTGGTGTTTGCAAAAACAAAGCGGCGACAAGAAATATTAAACACTACACTGTAACGGTACACTTACTACCACttcacattagggctgcacgatatgaggaaaatacctaattgcgattattttgatattattgcgatatgatttacaatattggagggaatgatcatttttgtatcattattctcattttcattaaaaaattaaaataataataatgattgaagtgtgattttctgcgaggatctgtaccaaacaaacgATACGTAggctgggacgtctctgcagcaccacaatacttaattcagaatggtttgacacatattttgcctttaacaaatattgcgcccccctgcgatttggatattgcactagttcatattgcgatttcgataaaattgcgattaattgtgcagccctacttcacATTGTTACTGCTAATTTCTTTTTGACCCTGATTGCCAACAGCTCTGCTCTGAGCTCATCCACCGTCTCTGGTACTGAGCTATTCCTGAATGGAGCTAGGCTACGCTTCTCTTATAACACTGTCGCCCCCACTGGTGGCAGCCTGCCTCTACCACCACGTAGGACGGAAAAGCAGTGGATAAAGATACACAGCCTCTTTCATTATTGAAAGAccgaacttttttttttttttttcatcgcTCCAGAAGTGAGACGCTTTCACTTCCGCCACGGTTTGTATTTCTGTAACGTCACTTGGCTGAGGCCAGTGCCGATTGTTGGCAGTGGGTAACCGCgttaaggtgtatacatgcaGCAGTATCCCGGTTTCATTTGGAGTACTCTAGGTAGAATATTCGGGGTTCTCATAAATAGGAAAAAGGGCTTATCCGGGTTTATGAAAATGGGTTATGGTGTTTACATGCTCCATAAATAAATGTGATTCTATAAAAACTGGTTATTCATATTCATGTAAAAGCAATCCATGAGGGTTGTTCCTGTGTGGTTATGAGCATTTGCATTAATGAAAAACATATCAAAGGGCGTATAATAACGGTTAGTCCCTCTCTTGGGAAGGGAACTTTGTGAAGTTCACACCCttgtgtaatatttacctagcatcTAGCTGCAGACGGGTTTTTATGAGCCATATTGGATTGGTTGCTGTGATGGCTGTAAAACCTgtggaggtaaaaaaaaaaacaacaacaacatgattACATTTTGCTCAAAATCTAAAAATAACATTATCAGTGTCAAGCTGCCAGTGGTACAATATCTGTCCGAAAACTAACAGTCTGAGTAAGATATAATGTTCTTTATGCTGCATTCATGTTGGTTAAGTTAAAACAATGTCAAAATGgtattttaacaaaataaaacgtgAAGTCACAAAGGCAGCttcgagagagagacagagagctagcTGCTCTATAGACTATCCTGTGTGCTAGTAGGGGAGCAACTGAAtgccataaaaataaaaagtcgtGCTTCTTATCCAATGACCCAACTAGTAAGGGGGTATAGGACAGAAATCtgtgacagaaagaaaagaaccAGGCATAAAAAGAAGTACAGGTCTGTGGTGAGTACTCACGCACACCCAAGTAACTCCTCACAGATGCAGCTAGAGACCCCTGGTGATGGGTGGGGGTCTCGTGCCCTTGCGAGAGGGGAGCTACGGTAGAGTTAAAGCCGAAAACAGACACAGGCTTGTGTGAGGCAAAAATGATCGGCATGCAACCATTTTACTTCCCATTCCACCATCCCACTggttaattttcagaaaaagattttactttaaaaacatATCAAGTGTATGAAACCCAACACATTGTTTAAGATTAAACCAGTGATTTCCAACCTTTTTGACTTGTGACCTCTCTATAAAATCAGTGTGTTGTGGTAGCTCCTTGTAATGTTTCAGATGTCTACGAGCGTTAGTACACCAAAGAGAgtccaccccctcccccccccctacaTTTCTCacaatgtttaatttaaaagtgaTCACTTATAAAGATTACACAAAAGTAGTTTTGAAACTTAGTCTTCTGCTTTCCTCTCAAATTAATCATCTCACTACCCCTCAGATTTTTCTTGTGACCCTTTGGGAGGGGCCTGACccctaggttgggaaccactggactaaactagctaactgtatataaagtagttaaaactaGCTCCACCTCAACATAATATCATATATAATCATTTATCACGTTTCTGCAGAATGAACACTTTTACTTCCGATACATTGTGTGCATTTTACTGATAATGCTTCTGTACTTTTAAGTAGGATTTGGAATTCCGGACTTTTACTTTGGTATTTCTACATTATTGGATTGTGCAAATTTGGTCCCTATGGGAATAATATTCGCTAAGAGAAACTGGcctgcaaatactgtatattggtAAGACTCTTAAACTATTCTCTACACTTCCCTGTTTCAGCTTGGGGTCATCGTTCTATCAAGTGCACATCCATTGTTAGCCATGGCAGAAACCAGCTCTAACCTCTGCTGGAGGTATCATGTATCATCGCCCAGGCGAGATTAATCGCTGCACTGTCAACTCCTCACCACCTGTCAGTCCGGCTCAGTCAGTACTGAAGAATAAGTAGATCGACACTGGAGAGACAAGTTGACCTTGACTGGGTTGTCGAAAAGTCTGAGCCTGAACCTGTCAGATATACCCCAAAAATacacagacatactgtacacactgtAAGCGGTCCACCCACGTTCTACAGCATTCCCAGCTGGATTAGAGTGACATGAGAGCAGATAACCAGCCCTTGACATATAAAAAGGGTCAGAGAATAATGAAactgtatttaaaatgttacgTTTTTAAATAAGCTCTTTTATTATTGCTGCATGCCAGTGAGTGTCAACCTGTCACCTCTCGTATATAGTTACCTGCCATTCCAGCCGACACCATGTGCACCTGCGTGGAGTCGGGTTCCAACACACCGTTCAGTTTCTCTTTGGCGGTGGAGTAAGCAGCAAAATAAATTGCTCTGTTGAAAGTAAGAGACAAAAAGGTTTAAAATGTTTCAATTATGTTACAACAGTACAAGTTATACAAGCCATGTTTTTGTGTAAATATAATTAGTCCCAGCCAACTATGTGCCTCCAGTAGCGATATACgtagattaattaattacactAAATCACCACGTAAAACTGTCCATGTCAGGTACATCTTAATGAGCTTTAAAGATTTGTGTGTAAAGCCGGGAGCAGAACCAACCgtctcagccaatcagctttaGTTAAACAAAGAGGCTATTCAGAAAATAAAGCTCATTTACTTTACTAATTATCTTGTTTTCACCTATTTAAAAAGGTCATAACGATCATATTCATGCTCACGTCTAAATACAACTGCTTTTTCCCCCACTTCTAACGGCACAATGTGCAGTTTGGTTCATTTGCCAAATGTGCTGAGTCAGACTGTTAATGATGCTCAAAACTCATCAGTCACATTATTAGAcagcgtttgtgtgtgcattcatCTTGAAATCGGCGTCACAGTTCAGAAGGCCTTGTTTCCTTCACCTCCACTGCGTCAGCGTTCATTCATGCAAGATGCTAACAAAACACTCTACATGTGCTTAGCATTGGCACCTGGTTGCTGCAGCATTAGCCGCTGCCCGCTGCCATTAGCCCCCACTTTGCTCCTATCGTTACTACAGAGGGCTATTAATGATCATGACTGTTATAGTATGTTATTACCTAACTGCATTCAGTTACAGTATTTCCAAGAAATAGACCAAATGCTGTTTTTGATGCTGCTCTTGTTGCCATGTTTCAGTGCAGAAACTGCGGAGAAAGCCATGAAGATAACTGAGACCTAAATGACCATGTATCCCTAATGCTTCTTTGTTACCAGGTAACCTCAAGGTGGCCCTGTGGTGGTTACATAATAACACCGTTTCCTACAGCCATGTCTCCCTGAAAAACAGCCCATGTGTCCACAACTCACCTAAAATTGTGCTGAGCCAATGCGTGTGCAGATCAAAGGTGGCTGAATCAGCTACCATAGTAAGAACAGTTGATATCAAAGCAGTGTATGAACTGATAAGATAAGAAGAACAaggtttctgttctgtttacatattctgttatgttttgcacattcaggaagtgccatgtgctcagtgttgtagttttatgtatccaatttatttagtattagagcactgcagaatgttttgtttttgaagcttgagaagctatgaattaaatatcatATATGGCTtcaatagaaaaatgtatttgacgcactCAATGCTCacgcaaagttaaaatttcaGACAAATACTCTGGGGCcaggccatttaaggccttgaaaacaaacaataatattttaaaatctattcttaaggcccagacacacagagccgacagaaaaggcagttgggctgatcagtctccccaagtaggtcaaaaaagtgcctcggaaaaCACCAAAGCGACAAGACATAAtacttctccataacagcaggcggcgctaatctgtattgtcgcccaaaaatgaaaaccggcagctgattggacaaaattcaaagacagactgtcatggcggcttgtttagaatacgatctcatattgtactacaatagttcaccaaaatgtgtttctgaaaacattttaagcgagaaataggccatgcagttgctgaatctgtcttcatttcagatcgacaaaggtcagtttaaaagattttcgtcagattttgagagactctagtccgctccccgtttctgggttagcactccaatcagacaccaaagacaccaatcagatgggtcatttgagtccgactgccgccccaccgattatacatgtcaaatcggccaaaatgaaggacggcggcccctcggacggacgacggcacggaacacaccgaacagacttgagtcactgacctcgccagacgtcCAACGGcagattatcggctctgtgtgtccgggccttaaaacgcacagggagccaatgtagggtgtagagaacaggagtgatgtgtgcacgtctagatgtatttgttaaaaagcgagcagcagcattttgaacaAGTTGAAGGtgtgagatggaggtctgattcagaccaacataaagagcattacagtaatccaaccttgaactaataaaggcatgaacAGCCTTTTCTAGGTTGTGCCTGCTCAGGAAAGGCTTAAcattagccaggagacgaatctggaaaaagctcattctaacaacattactgatctgtttgtcaaatttcatgctgcaatcaaaagtaacacccacatttttgacagctgacctagtgtaggatgctagaactcccaaactcaaagctggaccattttgcatgcctgaagtactgaaaataatacacgCAGTTTTATCTTcgttcaaattaagaaagttttgtgaaagccacgacttaatatcattaatacaactaagcagggagtttTAGTGTgacactgtcatttgctttCATAGGCAAATACATTTGCAAATAATCTGCATAATAATGAAATGACAGGTTGTGCTTGcctataatagcccctaaaggcaacatatataaagaaaacagaatgggGCCAAGAATGGAACCCTGGGGTACCCCACAAGAGAAAGGAGCAGCTGACAAGGAGAGGTCACCAATCATGACAGAAAAGCTCCGAGAAGGCGCTGTTGTCACCTGGTTTCAGCCACGTTTCCGTCAACAAAAGAAAGTCCAGAGCATTggtcgtaaaaaagtcattgaGGATAAAAGTCTTATTCGTGAGTGATCTGGTGTCGATCAGCGCCATGCGAATTGAATGCCGTTCAGTCTGTAGAGAAGCACGATTGAGTGGGCAGAGATTCCCGTGCACGCAGCCTCGCTTGGAGCGCTTCACGTTCCAGCAGCGGGGGGGGTGGGCCCCCGGAATAAGGTAGTCGACCGGAGCCACCGGTAACTATATACAGGAGAACGCCACAGATTGCAGCCGATGAACTCCGCAGAAAACCCGACACATGGATGACCAGGATCGCATGTGGAGGATGATGCCAGGTAAGCTCTGAGCCTGACACAAACTCCGCCTCTCCTGCGGCGATTGTTGCGGAGTCGAAGGCAGGGCTGACGCCATAGATAGGCCGGTATGGACGCCAGGAAAGGCGGCGGCATATTTGACTGTCCGCCAGAGCCGTAGATCGGCCCTTTCTCCGCAGAATTAAAGATACTTAACAGGGTCTGGCGGTCATACACCAGCAGCAGTGACACATTTCGAGTGACAAGTAGTAgaaacaggaaaatcaacaacaaTCTCAGCAGAGGTAAGCGGCGAAACACACACATCGGCGCCATCTTGAAACTTATGAAAATGACAACGGAGACAAAATTTGGAAGATTTACAATTCCATCAAATATTCAATTAGT of Sander lucioperca isolate FBNREF2018 chromosome 5, SLUC_FBN_1.2, whole genome shotgun sequence contains these proteins:
- the LOC116038917 gene encoding solute carrier family 25 member 36-A, with translation MSQRDTLVHLFAGGCGGTVGAILTCPLEVVKTRLQSSSITLYVSEVQLSTVNGASVARMSPPGPLHCLKLIMEKEGPRSLFRGLGPNLVGVAPSRAIYFAAYSTAKEKLNGVLEPDSTQVHMVSAGMAGFTAITATNPIWLIKTRLQLDARNRGERRMSAFQCMRRVYQTDGLRGFYRGMSASYAGISETVIHFVIYENIKRRLLEAKAPQNMDEEEETSKDASDFIGMMLAAATSKTCATSIAYPHEVIRTRLREEGTKYNSFFQTLKTVPKEEGYRALYRGLTTHLVRQIPNTAIMMCTYELVVYLLNG